GATAAGCGCTACACTTGGGCCAGGAAAAATTGACAAATTATCACAGCAGGACGCCATCTCCATGAAAGCTTTTAAGGTACAGTATGTAATTTGCTTTTCTTATTTTCAATAAATTGGAATCTGGTCAGGATTATTGCAAATGGAGGATTAGGCTTTACTCCTTGAAAAAGTATCTTCTATCTGACACAACTATTCTAGGATCTAGGATGACAGCGCTGGCTCAAGACTAAATTTTTGGTCTTTTGACTTTAAGTGAGAGTTGGTAACTGTCacaaatatacattttacaACTGGGtaaagacacaacacacacatacattagtaTCAGAGTTGTTTCTAGCTTTAGTGGCTCTAGATGCTTGTATGAAAACGTTGTCCGCCCTCCATGGCACATAATTGAATATTTTTTCAGTACATATTGAATCTAAAAAATACTGTGTTGATATGATGTGTCCTCTCTCACGTCAGCCAGAGGAATTGGAGTACCTAAATATCAACCTCCGCCTGGATGCTTTTATCAtaaaagactccttcagtctcCGCTGGAAGTCTGAAGCTGGGATGGTTGAAAACATGGAGAGCATTGTGGAAGAATACAGAGACACCAGGCAGCTACTTGTGAGTGTTtaaagctatttaaattagacACTTAATTGATATTACTTACAAGACTTGAAGGCAGCCTCTGATACACTGGAAGACTTGTTCAGCAACTCTAAAGGGGAAGACAATACAAGAGTCCTCTTTGTTTTAATGTATACAGATAGGAGAAAGaattttttgatatttttgcaaCTCATTCTCTtaatttacagtacattacGGTGCAGTACAATTGTCATAttattgtgattgtttttgtagtttttatatACATATCTGTACAATCCACCCagtgatattaataataatagcaaCAACATAAGCAAGGTAAACTAAAATTAGAAGcgcaaatgaaaaaagaaatatatctAATACACGTGCCacaataaatgtgattttaataTGAAAGCTTTTTTTGGTACCAGATAAATGCTGCCATGATTTCTTTTCCACCATTTATTTccttagccaatcagagtgtgCCTGGTTGGACCTCCAGCTGTGGGTAAAACCACTGTTGCAGAGAAGCTCTGCAGTCATTACCATCTACACCACATCAAGATCAAAGAAGTCGTTGAGGAAAAGATCACACAACTGGTCAGTGGAATAAATGAAAGGATTGCATTCGCCTACCAGACTTCATTTTTTACTCTCTCACTGCcctcatgtggatttttttttttttttgtaatttgagtTTTGATTACAAATACGTGCTCATAGTTGATTTGTCGTGTTTTTTGTCATATGCTACAGGTGGGGATAGTTAATGAAGGGAACCCTGAGAATGTCAGTGAAGAGGAAGTGGCGGCTGCACAGAAGGAATTGGAACTCTTTAACACAAGCAGGGAAATGAACGGAGGTTAGTTAGGGAACCTTTGAAtcctctggttcattggcattttaAGTTGTGGTTTGGATGTTTGACTAAAGCAGCCTTTGGATTACTTCACACTTTTACGCTAATGATAATCATGACAATAATAGAAGTGAGGTAGAGACATGTTATTACTCCACAACCTGTCCAGAAACAGCTCTGCTGTTTAGTCATTGTGATGGGAAGGAAATGGTGTGTTAACTGGGGCTTTTAATaaattctgaaagatttaagttTTCATTTAACCATAGCTTAAATTGTCCTAACAATCTGGGTCAGGCGGTTGTGCTTTAATCGGTCATAATATTGAGACCTTTGTGTTTGGTGTATCTGTGGTTGGATTATTGATGGGTTTTAAAAGACTGTGTTGGTCCATTAGGTCAACTGGCTGACCATCTggtttttgacattttgcaaaaaaagCTAAATTCAAGGCCATGCACAAACCAAGGATTTGTTCTCAATGGCTTCCCCAAGACTTATGAGCAAGCAAAGCTGATTTTCTCTGGTAAGTTTAAGTCCATTCATTCAATTACTGTATGTCTGTTAATATTGACTACACTAATGTTGATGTGGCGCTTTTGTATTTCAGATGAGGATATGGATAACCAGGATTTGATGCCATGCGAAAAACCTTTGTACAACAAGAACATCACTCCAGGTTGTTGATGACAGGCCATTTAATTCTTACAGCACAGCAGGCACTGAAAGTGAAACTAGGAATCCTATGTAAAATAATCCTAGTCCCAGAACGTGCCAAACATATACCTGTAATAATGCAAACCATCCTGGCTGAAGCACTTTCTTATTCTActtgttttatgttttgcagAGCATGTTTTTGTCCTCGATGCGACAGATGATTTTCTGACAAAGAGAGTTCTGGGACTTCCACAGAGTGTGGCAGAGAAAAAGTGCTACACCCAGGAGGAATTTGTCCCTCGTCTGACAAGATACAGACAACTCAGTACGGCTGAAGAAACCCTGCTGGACTACTTTGATGAGCTTGAGATTCACCCGGAACACATAGGTATTTTCTTCAAAGACACGTAGCTCATATTAGACCACAAACGGTTATTTGAAATGACCGCAGATGTAGAAAATGAAATTGTAGAAAAGGTGAGAGTTTGGTCATTATTAGATGCACATTTGTGccggtctgtctgtgtctgttccaCTTTATATGATCATGTCCGAGGCCAAAGATCTTTAACAGGGGGGccgtgacccctagggggtccttaGCGTTACTGCAGgagggccaccaaattattgtttgataATTTTTGGGTTTAgggtgtactttttttttgtattaacatatgtttgaaaatatacagtaccagtcaaatgTTTTACACCCTTTCCCATTCaagtgaatgagaaagtgtgtccaaacttttgactggtactgcaCATTAACATGACAGTTCACTTAACATTAATTGTGCCTTGTTTTCCCCTCCAGAGGTCACCACAGGTGATTCAGAGTACACCGATGTTCTCAAGAAGATCACTGAGATAGTGGGGATTCCGAAGAACTATGGCCCGAGTCCagaggagcaggaagaggaggacagaaagaaagaggaagagaggaagcaGAAAGTGGCTGCAGAGGCGGCTGAGAAGAAACGCAGGAATGAAGCTGCACTGGCCGAGATGGCTACTCAGTATGAGGAGTGGGTAAGTGTTGTATTATACACAGATGGTAGTGATATATTACCATGCCACATTGGGTACTTTGATAGATAACAATGACTGGAAAAATACTAAGTCAAttaaattgttttctttttgattaGCAAAAGAATCTGTCCGTGGTGAAGAGACAGGAGCACGATCTGCTGGAAGCTCACGCTCTTCCTCTGAGGAACTATCTCATGAAGAATGTGATGCCTTCGCTCACTGAGGCCATGTTAGAGTGTTCCAAGATCAAACCAGAGGACCCCGTCGACTTTTTGGTATTTATACGGTAGACCTTCTACACTTAGCATAGGCGCCTCTTTGTTAAATATGACGGAATTGAGGCAGcagttaatatttaatgttttgtttttgcaggcTGAACATCTACTGCGGAACAACCAAAAAGAATAACAAGGAAATGATTCCCATGTTTCATTTGAGGCTGTGTTTATCCTACAGTAATGTAAtcaaaagctttaaaaatgtaaaagagtGTTGCATCAGTGTTATAGGCTTATAATAAATATGAAGGAATTTGATTAGGTTGTCAAAATGTAGTTTTTGATCCTATCCTTTACGGaccttaaagagacaggcgctaaaacagtGTTTCAGAGAGAGGGTTGTCTCTGACGGACAGtatgataaaaatgttttttttttttttttttagggctgtcaaaattaacgcgttcatttttgcattaatttttgcgttcatttaactcgttaaaaaaaattaacgaaattaacgcagctgtgtttgtttacttcatgtggcggctgagaaacgtaatatgtctacataacagcaggcggcgctactctgtattgttgcccaagtaatgaaaaccggcagctgattggacgaacgcgtcacatgggtttgttttctccggatattgagagccagactgtcatggcggccgttcagaatacgatctcatattgtactaagatagttcactgaaacatgtttccgaaaacattttaagcgagaaataggccttgCAGtggctgaatctgtcttcatttcagctcaacaaaggtcagtttagaagattttcgtcagattttgagagactagtcacctcactccgctcgccatttccgggtgagtcccgactgccctgccgccgactgaactgcgcctcgcctgtaaagtagacgagagcaggcgacagcagccggggacggtgacaaaaatctgctctcaagtcagacagtttctagccgtttcagcagccttcagcaggactaagccaaattgttgctgctgttgttctgaaagatattaaacattctgaacttagcagaacctttccttgtttgtttttttcttcatatttgcaaagttaagtgatttagcatttaaatatccattattataagcttcagtctcaatttaaaaaagcgattaatcgcgattaattacagcaaattgtgcaattaattagttaattttttttaatcgattgacagccctagttttttttaaacattaaagcatgtaatcatgttctagtagaaacccaaaataccagtataaacctgaaaatgagaatataCCTTTAAATGAATGCATACGGTACAGAAAATAACCAACGTATATTTCTTGCATGTTATGTGATTCGTTTAACTTCATCATCTAACCACAAGAGATCACTGTGCATGCAGTTAtgcagaatgtaaaaaaaatctcatgTTTCAGTTCagccatcttttttttaaaagtctgctCTTTCAACACAAGGTGGTGCAGAAATTCTATCTAGATACTACACAGCGTTATTTAAGAGACTTTGATTCAAGTATCtaagtatttatatttttcccaGTTGTCATGTTACAAGATGCACTGAAATGCCGGTATCATGCTTTgctgtgctttaaaaaataaatgagtcTGGCTGTGGAAAACAACtttgttgttgtaaaatgtgTCGTAAAATAGGAATGTTTTGCTCTGCTTGTTGTGGACGTTAAACTGGTGTCTGGACtctgttttttagtttttttgttactGACAGACAGTGGAATCCACCAGCTAATTAGAAGCTGTCTGCAGGCATACCCgtatggaaaataaatcataacAGAAGCACTCCCTTTCACACAGTCACTTTATGCACAAAGTCTTACCACAATTAATGCCAAGAATAGCATTTTCAGGTCATTAAAGCTACAAAGCAAAACTATATAATTGTTGCAGTGGAGAGTAGTTTATACatacttgagtttttttttgtacagtaaCCTCTTCGatatcacatactgtatttagACATTTCTCTAGCTTTAAAttcttaaaagaaaagaaattgtgGTACAGACTTGAGGCTACCTTCAATTGTATTGAGTTATCAGGACTACGATGCCTGTGCTATGACAAGAGTAAGAGAAAACACTTAGGAGATTTAGGGGCTTTAATTTACTCCGTAAGCTGAAGAAAGTATTATTTTGACATTAATGCAAATTCAGTCTCCATCTACCCCCCCCAATGGGATTTTAAGTGTCAGACaattaatttcctgcattccaGTGAACTTTTTACACACTAAAGTCCTGCGTTACTTTCAACATGGATTCAAAGGAAATAAAGAGGTAATGGAGTAAAGCACAGTTGCATCAATTATATGAATTATTAAAACATTAGATCATAGACAGGGCCAAAATGTTTGGTCTGTCAAAACCATTTGGTAGGCTATATTTGGAAGAAGCAGGAacccattgtttttttatttagttaacCTACTTTTTAATGaggtaactagtaactaactAATTACTATTTTCCAGTAACTAGGACAACACTGGAGCTCAGCATGCAgccaatgattattttcatttatctgttcatcttgttttttattgtaacaAACATACATCATACATTGCTACATTGATTGCAAATAGCTTACATAGAGTATGATAGCTGAAATGTCAAGTTAGTTAATTTGACTTTGCCGGTCACATTAAGCTGTCACTGCAGACGTCCTCAGTTCAACAGTTGTTTACTCCTCTCCCatttctctcctctgcctggCTCGATCCTCTCCCATTTCTCTACTCTGCCTGGCTGGATCTTCAGCAGGACGACGAAGGACAGACAAACACTGGAACACGGGAATAAAcacttaggagaccgtttgggcCAGTTTACATTCTTTGGACCTGGTGATCGAACCAATGCCAAAAACAGCTGCACTTGCAGCATATTGAGTGATAGAAGTAAAGTTTCATTATCTCAAAAATGAGAATTGTCTGCTACAGCATACTGTTTAAACTAACAGATGGacgtttatcggtgttttttgGCCCCAAcggcgccttccaggcagcactgcctggaaggagcagttgagCCAGATGGACACTGACCTTTCTGTCCAGCTGCCCACAGGGGCACCATGAGAACAGCAGAGTGGGTCTAAAGCAGCAAGatttgaaacaaaatacttaagattagatttttttaaatgaaatacaattacaattcttgaatttttttttttctgtttgtatgtaaatatgtttcattaaccctcctgttttcctcgggtcaaatttgacccgttttcaaagtttctatatcagaaatttgggtttctttcaactaaattGCCCTGAAATAACagggatggttccatacaataCTCTTCACAAGTGACATTAAGGAtcagatctctactttcattgaattgtgggtgttgtattcaatttcatagAATTATCCtaactaaactttgacatatttGTGACTATCCATTACCTTCATTCCTCTGAATTTAACCATTAGTCCaaatcattcatcatttctgcttttttcttacacaaaaattaggtataatttcatataaatgaggtttattgaccattaattccaacaaaaaaaatgagtgTAAAACTAATGTAAATGAGTTGGTTCTAGTGGTGAAGATACTTGTAGTAATGGAAATAAACATTGAAATAAGCAagcaaaatgtgaaaaaaaagcatcaaaaaggtaaaaataaagtgtctaaaagagtgttaattttgacccgggaggacaacacaagtgttAACCTCCGTAACCAAGGTAAGATGTATGAGGAAACtggagacagaagaagaaggcAAACATCTCGTGCCTCACTGGTGCACGAAACAACTTCAGAAACAAATCGCTCACTGTGGTGATAAAAGTCTCCACCATCACAAACTGGGGACAAAATTAAATAGACTTTTTGATTTGTGtcttaaacaaatatttttcaaTAGGACAAATGTTATTATATGTGTATCAACAGTCAGTAGAAGAAGCATCAGGAAGAAGCAGACACTCCAGAACTGTGGCAAAGGCATCATAGCTGTTGCCTGAGGGTAAGCGATGGAGGCCAAACCTGGACCTGTGAAGTGAACGAGGAGAGACTTGATACCATAAAGCTATACATGTTAGAACGTTGCATTAAACTTTGCATGTACCAAGATCTTGCATATGATAAAATCTCTGAATTTACTGTACCTGAATCGACCAGTGTCGACAGTAACACCCTCTCTCTGAGTCATCAATCCAAGCACAGAGAAGACGACAAATCCAGCAACAAAACTGGTCGCGCTGTTCAGCAGACCGAGCCAAAAGCAGTCCCTAGAAGTCACAGAAAGATAGTCTAGCatttccagaccttcctccacagcgccgcggaggaagacctggctagtccatacagcattccaggatgggagaaaaatgtgctctggtttattggcatttctttaaaccaatcacaatcatcatgggcggtgctatgcgctggacagagccacggtgccactgaaaaatagcctcgggaaggaacttgttttggtggaacacgtgtgtacgttcaaaagttgttttagtcgtgcaacagaaaactcaaattggacagatagtctagctagctgtctggatttacgctgcagagatctgaggagtagttaaccatagtcctcatcaatcaaccggagtttagaatgccaacacaaagaaagcggaaggtaacggacatcaagccgaaaagaaggacatccaaCGGAATAtccggtggcaccggagcaatcctggaagtgaaCGTCTTTGACTTTTTAATGCAACAACAGATTCATATTGAATAGTTCAATATTATGTAGGTTTATATGTTAAGACTACCATGAAATTATATTCTTATttactatatattttaatgatgACACAATTTGTTTCAGTCTATATGAATGCATTGGGACTCGAGCAGCCTATTCTTTATGAGAATGAcaaagcacgctaaagttagttGTGTAGTCTCACTCCACTATTAAACCTTACAATTCATACACAAACAGTCCAAGGCCTAAATCAGTTATTAACGCAAAACAAAGTCACTAAAACAGTGACAGTGTCAGATGCATGATCAGCACCACATCAACAAGCAAGACTACGACAACATGCAGCTCCGGGGACAATTTATTCTATTCTCTCACATATTTATTACTTGATATTGGCAAATATACACAGACCCAATATTTCTATCAAATGCTGGAAGACAATTCAGAAAACATGTAACACATGTGCTTTTGATGTCTgtggcataaaaagaaaagactcaagtaaagtagaagtacctcaaatgtgtacttcaGTAAAGTGAGTAAATGTGTCATTCTGGTGTAAAGATTAAACAATGAATACTCAAGAATTGCCCTATGGGGATGTCTGTTACCTGCATACACTTTGGAGCTTGATGAAGTTATTGTCAAATGAGAGAGCTCCTCCAGTGATGAGAAGAAAGTGTGATTTAGTTGGTAGTTACATTTAAGATTCAGATTAATAGTACAAAATACAATCAACCAAAAAACTATGTATTAGGTGATTataagactttattgatccccaggggGAAGTTCACAAGCTACCCAGCAGgatgtaaagtaagtaaaatgttgtgcacattaatgcatcaatatttATACTGCAATTATATAATAAATGAGCCATTCTACATAAGGAGTACTCTtatttttggtactttaagtatattttgatgcctatacttttgtactttgattttgaatgcagtcCTTTTACCAACAGTATTTCTACAcggtggtattgctacttttacttagtaaaagtaaaagtaaaaagatcTGAGAACTTCCATCATTGCTCATGGGAAAACAAATTTTAACCGTCCAGTAAAATCAACTTAAAAGCATGAGATGTAGACAAAACAAGTAAGGTAAAAGCAAAGTTTACGGTGTCATTGTTCAAAGCAGCGATCGGCAACAAGCAGGCAGTCGGACGTCCAGGTAAGGTCAG
This genomic window from Perca flavescens isolate YP-PL-M2 chromosome 18, PFLA_1.0, whole genome shotgun sequence contains:
- the LOC114573351 gene encoding adenylate kinase 7, whose translation is MGDTNKRTHPKRIFVNDVDRYSSEHIAKFLSTSCVAGETSEEVEAEETSPRGEPAFQLVGTVSPSTKDEKQSFLLEQYTSPTRDELLGHLLECDIVVYNISESATQQQIEEATWAITALHDQMGNFKSRKMFILVSSVMTWAMTKPQNPEETHVMPAEEEYRRKRPHPSFKNHNNLEKVVLKLGRVKKNKLTGYVVGSGVQYGKGENLFHYFFKVAWLMQFPKVPLFGQGTNHIPMIHVYDLGGVIQNIIELKPKSKYILAVDDSKNTLEDIVKMISATLGPGKIDKLSQQDAISMKAFKPEELEYLNINLRLDAFIIKDSFSLRWKSEAGMVENMESIVEEYRDTRQLLPIRVCLVGPPAVGKTTVAEKLCSHYHLHHIKIKEVVEEKITQLVGIVNEGNPENVSEEEVAAAQKELELFNTSREMNGGQLADHLVFDILQKKLNSRPCTNQGFVLNGFPKTYEQAKLIFSDEDMDNQDLMPCEKPLYNKNITPEHVFVLDATDDFLTKRVLGLPQSVAEKKCYTQEEFVPRLTRYRQLSTAEETLLDYFDELEIHPEHIEVTTGDSEYTDVLKKITEIVGIPKNYGPSPEEQEEEDRKKEEERKQKVAAEAAEKKRRNEAALAEMATQYEEWQKNLSVVKRQEHDLLEAHALPLRNYLMKNVMPSLTEAMLECSKIKPEDPVDFLAEHLLRNNQKE